The Oncorhynchus kisutch isolate 150728-3 unplaced genomic scaffold, Okis_V2 scaffold1285, whole genome shotgun sequence nucleotide sequence CTATAGGCTAGTTTGAAGCAATGTAAGATTTGCCTCATAATATGACGTAAAACACAATGTCAAACAATTAAGGAACAGGATAAATATAGCGACGCTTATGATTGGCCTAGCCGTCTTATGGTAGATGGAAAGGCCCGCCCAAAAACATTCTATATTGAATGTTAACTAGCCTATGACTACctgtcagaatgatatcatgattatttgcgtcaatccagtggccattccTTTTGCAAATTCCCTCATATACTACAGAAACACTTATAATCAGACAATAGGGCTAGGTGCCTGCACACTTGAAACAATGGGTAACTACTctcaaaaatgtaaatgttagattattcccagacctcaaaagtcgTCTCCTGATGTGGGTTAAGCATTGTTATGGATTTAGAACCTACAATTTTGTAATTTTCGGAGAGAAAAAATGTGTGACCTGAAAAAGAAAAATGGGGAAAGTTTGAAACCTGTGAATTTCTAACTCCATTTATTAGTTTCAATAGTAGGCCTACTGCACAGTACCGtttgggttggcctgactgtgaaagaccaatatgggatTTATCATTTTAAATTTTAAGTCGAGCCTTTTGGAAAAATTTGGGCAAAATTAAAGTACatccacttctccaggcaccactataCCTCTGACGAAACAAAGCAACTTTTTACTCAAACTGTTTGTATTAAGGGTCGATAGTTCCATCTTGTGGTTGAACGGAGCTACTACACCTATTGCAATCTCTTCAGTTAGGTTAGGTAGTGATAATACAATAACCAGCATGAACAGTACGGTAATATTCCGTTTTTACATCATGGTGTGTCTCAGAACGCTGACATTGAATCACAAATAAACACAAACATAATGACACAGAAAAAGATTACACAAAGCTGAATGTGACATTTAAACCTATTAAAGGCAAACCTGACTAATTTAAAGGGTTTGGAAGTTTagctgtatctgtgagctgttggctagagcgcacgtgccaatttaacgcaacagtttttaataacaaaaccatcagtagagttgaaagtgcgatggaaacacattgaactttaggTTTTTATTTGGATACAATTAAACATGAGCAGAAAATTACATTTGgttttagctaaaataaatcaaatgggtttgtttttaataagaaaaataCCAGATGTTTATCAGTTTCTTCAGATCTACAATGGGGGTCTAGTTGAAGTTAGTTTCTGGACCAGACCAACACTAGAGAAATGACATTCCCAATAGAGGAGTGGCTGTCAGTGTTGTAGTACTTGAGTCCAGTACTCAGACTGTCAGTGTTGTAGTACTTGAGTCCAGTACTCAGACTGTCAGTGTTGTAGTACTTGAGTCCAGTACTCAGACTGTCAGTGTTGTAGTACTTGAGTCCAGTACTCAGACTTGACTCGTAATCAATTCGCGATTTTCATGACTTGTGACTCGACTCGATCAGTGGTGTCTTAAGTGGTCAGAAATCTTGCTCTTTTGCAAAAATTCAACATACTAGAATACAGATGCCAAATATTACATCTATTTAGCCTAACACATGTGcaacactagctaggtttccatccaattggcgacagattttcatcaaATATTCTAAAATCAGCATAAAgataatatgcacattttcccaccagttgTTGTAGATATAGATTCAGTGCAAaacaaaatgtagattttttgCCTAGGTTTTAATGTACCTAAATAAAAaacagttactggcccaacgctctaaccactaggccacctgccgccccatatgatGATTGCTGATATGATGATTACTATATCAATATTAACACATAAGAGCATTTCCACCaacatttctcgcataatacattttacagacacaaaaagatccccaCCTTGTCAAGCATATTTTGTTTGGTTGACATTTGAAAAGCTTACAGCCAAGTTTACTCACACAAAAAGGTTAGATGGAAACTTGGTTAATGTAAATTTTAATTAGATGTAGATGCCCAGCTTGGTAACACAATTATAAGGCCATGGTCTGGCACTGCACTGTGCTTTGCCTTCTGATGTTCCTTCAGGCTTTGTTTCCATTTAAAACaattcccacactgatcacagctatacggTTTCTCTCCTGAGTGTCTTCTCTGGTGTTGCTTTAGATTTCCTTTCtcattgaagctcttcccacattgggagcagtggaaaggcttctccTCTTTGTGTACTTTCTGATGTTTCTTTAGGTCTATTACCCAACTGAAGCtttttccacattgggagcagtggcaAGGCTTCTCTCCTGAGTGTCTTCTCTGGTGTTGCTTTAGATTTCCTTTCTCATTAAAGCTCttcccacattgggagcagtggaaaggcttctcccctgtgtgtgttctctgatgtttCTTTAGGTCAGCTTTCTtactgaagctcttcccacagtgGGAACAGTGTTGTGACTTTATTCCTGTGTGGTGTGACTTTAATCCTGTGTGAGTTAGCTGGTGTCTCTTCAGATATGATGACACACTGAAACACTTCCCACACTCTGAGCAGTGGTAAGTCTTCTctccactgtgtattctctgatgACGCTTAAGGATTCCTTCCAAtttaaaactcttcccacaatgATCACAGCTGTATGGCTTCTCTTCTGTGTGCATTACCTGGTGCTTCTTCAGATATGATGACAGACTGAAACCCttcccacactgagagcagtgaaAAGGCTTCTCACTTGTGTGAGTTAGCTGGTGTGGTTTTAAATGTGATAACTGATTGAAACTTTTCCCGCACTCAGAGCAGTGGTAagtcttctctcctgtgtgtattctctggtgtttaTTTCGATTTCCTATATcactgaagctcttcccacactgagaaCAGtgaaaaggcttctctcctgtgtgtattctcttgtgAGCCTTTAAGGTGTCTACACGACAGAACCTCTTCCCACACTGAAAGCAGTGGTACGACTTATTTCCCTTGTGATTAAGCTGGTGAGTCTTCAAGCTGCTTGGGGTCTGAAAACTCTTCTCACAATGAGCGCACGGGTACATCTTCTTTATTTTGAGAGTTTGTTGGTGTGATTTGAAGTGAACTGGACAAATAAAACTGCCTCTGCAATCTGAACAGGGGTGGGGCCTACAAGTGTGCCTTTTCAACTCCTCTGGTTCATAGAAACCAGTGAAGCAGTCCATGCTGTTGTGATGTTTCTGTCTTGAGTTCCTCTGCCTGCGTTTATGGTTTCCTGATGCTGTGGTACTGGGATCTCTGTCTGAGCCTGGATGGGAGCTCTCTCCTGTGGGAATATGATAGAATCAGTAAGGAAACATTGAACGGGGCTTTAAGAGTATTTTGATACAAGCAGAAGCACTACAATAGTTCTGGAATCCCCTGTGGCTGCCAAGGCAACAACTTCTCTCCGTACTCCACACCTGAACTTACCTCGGTCACTGATACTATCTACTgctgcctcctcttcctctagatCTGGAGCAGACACATTCCTGTTCTCATCTTCTTCTTTAGctgctctctcctgctcttcTTCTTTGACTGTTTGCTCCCCCTGCTCTTCTTCTTTGACTGTTCTCTCATGCTCTTCTTCTTTGACTGTTCTCTCATGCTCTTCTTCTTTGACTGTTTGCTCCCCCTGCTCTTCTTCTTTGACTGCCATCTCTACTTCCTCTttgacttctctctcctccacctcctctttgacttctctctcctccacctcctctttgactgctctctgatcaacCTCTTttacttctctctcctcctcaattcgtctctcctcccattcctctttgACAATCACATTaagttccagtgtttgactgcagtcctcCAGCTTCACTGAGACCATCTCTGGACCCTGCTGTGAGCTTCTTTGGGCTGGAACACCACAGCCAGAACCCGGGGACTCTGTGGACTTGGGTACAGACATGGAAGGCTAGAGATGGATCCAAAAGAGGAAGCACATGTGAAAGGTGAGTTTCACAAAATACTGGAACAGATTAGCAAATAAAGGAATAGACCATGCTAAATATTCCATGCACTAGGAATTCCTGCTAATAAAATGGAACTAGCTAGCTCACGTTGCTATGGTGATGGCAACGACAGCTAACGTCAGCAATGTGGAGTTATTATTTGGGTTATCTTTAGCTTACAGACCAGCCCTTAATCATGAATCTCTGTTCCAGTACATTACACAGAAGAGTCAATGGACGAAGGTATCTTCTGTAGGAGGGAGATTAAGAGCCCCGACGctcggtctgaacattaacacaCATCGCTTGCGGTATGGTTTTGGAAGTATACagaccttatctttcatatcggggagaaataataataattaaaggtTTTATTTCGATTTTTCAGGGAGTGATGCAACACCCCTTACTTCCCACGGCTATGCCTGTATAAGGTCCTTGGACCTTAAGGAGTACTGTGGTCAAGTGAGCTGACACTTACAAAACACAGTAAAGCCATCGCACTTCAGTGTCCTCCTGAATTGTTGTGCGTGAATACTCAACACTTTACGGTATCGCGTGTTTTCTGGTAGGGAAAGGGTATACCGAGAGCAGCTGCACAACaagcattcaaccgaaatgtgtcttccgtattTAACCCAACCCGCCTGAATCAGGGAAGTTTTCAAATAcattgtcctagagagatttacacggttatcaaaacgtcacgcctgTGTAAGCCTACACGAATTAGCCCTTagtttcaaaaaaaaaaatccccaacTGGAACCATTTTccctcatactgtggtactctacagGGGGAGAAGAAAGCAAGAAAGAGGAGGATGACAAATCAGCACGTGGTATGCGTTGTCATGGTGATTTCAGAAAAACAAACGGTGCAAATAAACATCCGGTTGAAGAAAAAGCTGCTGCAGAAGGCAATATTTTTAATATTTTAACTCTTGCGGTAAATTGCGTCTACGGTGGCGGCATTTACCGTCGTGCTCTCATTGAACACAATGGCATCCGGTGGCCGTGAGTTGTATCATTTGTATTGTGGAATATTGAATACGTGTGCTTCAAACTGTCTGCTTGGAATGATTTGCTGCTATAGTCTATCAGTGCATCCTATTCAGTTTCCCTGCTAGAAAACAAGACATACCGTAAAGTGTTGTGTATTCACGCACCATATTCAGGAGGAGAATGAAGCGACGGTGGGTTGACTGCGTTTTGCGAGTGTCGGCTCACTTGACTGCTAGATAAATTACGAGCAATATAGTTTAAAGTAAACGACTTCTAAAACTTACATTTGATTTGTAATCACTAAATTACTCTTGATTATTGAAAGCAACCTATCTATCGGTCTAGTTAGTCATGCTAACTTACTGGCCAGTGATCCGAGTAGCCAATGGATTTATGTCATCTTAAAAATGAACGATTCACACTTGTCTTAACAAATATGGTGATTCACAACACGGCGTATTGACGATAAGCAAACTTGCTTGATATGGCAGCTAGTTAGATATATAGCTAGTTTCTAATGGctcgttagcaagctagctagctagctagatcatTGAATAGGCTAATTATTGACACGTTGATCGGAGGCACGTGGACAAAAAAATCCGACGACTAAATTATTCTTTCTGTATTTGGAAACGTTCTATAATATGTTAGATAGCTTGATTTTCACCTTGACACTTGATTTTGAATGTTAACAGGTCTTGTTGTTGTAGCCCTCTTTCACCAGAACGAGATATGTGCTGACAACGCGAGAATACGGAGCTGCATTCTCAAGACAGTCATGGCTGCGTTAGATGCTCACATTGCGCAACGCCATTAAATATTTACTGTTGGTCTATTGTTGTGGCTTAGATGAAGTTCCAATTTGATCGTcattttatgcagaaatccaggtaattccaaagggttcacatactttgtcttgccactgtacataCGCTATCTTGTGTATAATGTATCTATACATTCATAGTTTAAGTTAGATATTAGAGAAGTTACATTTCAACTTCTGTAGGTCCTTCTACTACAGAAACAAACcaaaggaggctggtgggaggagctataggagaacGGGGCatcgtaatggctggaatgggctaAACAGaacagtatcaaacatatggaagctACATGTTTGACTCGGTtccatttaatcaatttcagtCATTATAATTGGTCCAAAGGGGGAGGGGGCATCCATTTAAGTTGTATTCTTTATTtcagcaataaggcacgagggggtgtggtatatggccaatataccacggctaagggctgttcttaggtgcaaggcggagtgcctggacacatcccttagctgtggtatattggccatatatcacaaaccccaacAGTGTTCTGACGAGGGAGCACATGTTCTATGCAGGGAAatcgcgcctcattagctcattgttatgggaCGTATCTAAATAAATGTAACTGGAAAACACCTTGAACAAATgcggctactttgctgttattctggctgcacttttagACGTGACTAAATGTCTTAACAACCgagccaatatatcctccaaacacgggCTTCTCTGGCATCGTCACTTCACTAACCTGTTGTTGTCGTCTCTTTTCAGAAGCAAAAGAACGTATTCCTGCATGAATTCACAAATTGTATTTTCTTCTTTACCTTGTAAAGAGTTTGCGTGGGCAAATCTAAGATAGTGATTTATTTTAGTTTAATGTTAATATCTAAATCAGATGTAACTTTTGCCAAGTATGAGATTATTATTAGCCTAATGTACACTTAAAGGCATCTCAAATTATATCGGGGCTCAGCTTTTCCCTGTCCTCTGTCTAACATTCAGAACATTCAGGTCCAGAAGATGCGCTCTGTTCATTCTCCAAATTATCATTCTATTGAAGTAATTAAACATGTTACCATAGAATGATCCGATATCACTATATCAGATTCAGTGTTTactagtcacatgtacagggttgcaggtgtgattgcagggtacagtgaaaatcTTAGGCTTCGAGCTCCAACATACAGGACTAAGTGAAATAAAATCATGAAAATGGtcataaaaaaacaacaatataTATCAGGGGTGGAATGTCCATATGGGGAGTAGCAGGGGGAGCAGGTAGttgactagtggtggctattcagcagctTGATGGTCTGAGGTTAGAAACTAGTGGCCAGTCTTTGATGCTCCTGTACTGCCAGCGTCTGTGAGTGATTGAAGCGGGGAGAACAGgacatggcttgggtggctggggtcCCTGAGGATCTTCTTGGCCTGGTGTTATAGGTGTCCTGTAGAGCAAGCAGTGGGCACCCAGAGGTGCATTCGGCTCCACGTATCCCCCTCTGAATAGCCTTGCGGTCCGCGGCAGTGGAGTGGCCTTACCAGGCCGTGATGCGACCCGACAGTAGGCTCCAtatttcttcagcatcctgaggttgaagagtccttgtcgtgccttcttcatcaCCATGTGTGTGGTTACACCGTTTCAGCTTTTGAGATGTGTACGCCCGAAGAATTTGAAGTTGATGACGTCTCCATGGTGGCCCCATTGAGGACGGGGGCGtgtccagcctggttcctcccGAAGCCCACCaacagctcctttgttttgcctacgttgagggagaggttgtttacctggcaccacactgtcagagtgcctacctcctctctgtaggcggtattgtcattgttggtgatcaggcttaCTACTGTCATGTCGTcagaacttgatgatggagtggGAACTGTGTGaggtcacgcagtcgtgggtatacagggaataagggaggggactgaggacacacagtcctgggtatacaggaggggactgaggacacacagtcctgggtatacaggaggggactgaggacacacagtcctgggtatacaggaggggactgaggacacACAGTCCTGGGTAtacaggaggggacagaggacacagtcgtgggtatacaggaggggacagaggacacagtcgtgggtatacaggaggggacagaggacacagtcgtgggtatacaggaggggactgaggacacagtcgtgggtatacaggaggggactgaggacacAGTTGTGggtatacaggaggggactgaggacacAGTCGTGGGTATACAGGGATTACAGGTGGGGACTGaggatgcacccttgtggggcccccgtgttgaggatcagtgtcgaggaggtaatgttgcctaccttcaccacctgggggcagcctgtcaggaagtccagcacccagttgcatagggaggagttcagtccCAGGGCTGTGAGCTTTGTAATGCGCTTATAGGGCACAATGGTATTGaaggccgagctgtagtcgagatgaacagcatcctcacctatgtattccttttgtccaggtgggtgagggcagtgtacagtgcaatggcgattgcatcgtccgtGGATCAGTCAGGGTGGTAGGCAAATTGGAGAGGGTCGAGTTTGTCGGGGAGGGAGGTGATATGGTCTTTGACTaggcctctcaaagcacttcatgatgacagaagggagTGCTACTGGTCGGTAGTCATTCAGTTGAGTTACtttcactttcttgggcacagtgGACATCTGGAAGCAGGTGGGTATAGAGGCGTGAGCCAGGGAGAGATTGAACATGTCAGAGAATACCTTTTCAAAGAACACATATCATACCTTTTTGAATCCAGTTTATTGTTGAGTGCATTCTGGGAAATAAAAATGTAGTCAATTCTTGAATAGCTTTTCTGACTTTGAGGGGGGAAAAGGAGTCATCTTCTGTAGCTGGGAATAATAATTTCCAGGTGTCCTGTAAATTATTTCTAAAGATACATTTTTTCACACCTGGTCTTGCCTGGCCCACATGTCGACATGTTATAAATCAGGGGTTATCACCCTCTtgtcagtgcattcggaaagtattcaggccccttcactttttttcacattttgttacaatacagctgtattctaaaatgaatgaaaTTGTAGTTCTCAtcaatgtgtgtagattgatgaggattttttaaaatcacaataccccataaaaaaaacataaatatcacatttacataaatattcagaccctttactcagtactttgttgaagcacctttggcagcgattacagcctctagtcttcttgggtatgacgctacaagcttggtacacctgtatttggagagtttctcccattcttctctgtagatcctttcaagctctgtcagggttgatggggaacgtcgctgcacatctattttcaggtctctccagagatgtttgataggGTTCAAatacgggctctggctgggccgctcaaggacattcagagacttgtcccgaagccactcctgatttgtcctgttggaaggtgaaccttcaccccagtctgaggtcctaagtgctctggagcaggttttcaccaaggatctctctgtactttgcatcgttcatctttcccttgatcctgactagtctcccagtccctgtcgctgaaaaacatccccacagcatgatgctgccaccaccatgcttcactgtagggatggccagagaatcctgttttctcatggtctgagagtcctttaggtgcctttaggcaaactccaagagagctgtcatgtgccttttactgaggagtggcttccgtctggcttctctaccattaaggcctgattggtggaatgctgcagagatcgttgtccttctggaaggttctccaatctccacagaggaactctggtgctctgtcagcgtgaccatcgggttcttggtcacctccctgaccaagtcccttctacgccgattgcacagtttggcccaggcgaccagctctaggaagagtcttggtggttccaaacttcttccatgtaagaatgatggaggccactgtgttcttgcggaccttcaatgctgtagaaatgttttggtgcccttccccagatcggtgcctcgacgcaatcctgtctcggagctctatggacaattccttcgacctcatggcttggtttttgctctgacatgcactgtcaactatgggaccttatatagacaggcgtgtgcatttccaaatcatgtccaaactatTGAATTTACTTCAAGTGAActcctccaatcaagttgtagaaacatctcaagaatgatcaatggaaacaggatgcacctgagctcaattgagtctcatagcaaagggtttgaatacggtatctgttttctatttttaatacatttgcaaaaatgtttactacTTATGTTTATactgtttttcgctttgtcattatggagtattgtatgtagatttgAGTATTTTATTTGATctgttttagaataagtctgtaacgtaacaaaatgtggacaaagtcaagcggtctgaatactttctgaatgcgctgtaCAGTGATACGATAAGGTCAATGTCAGACAGACTGTTCCCATTCAGACTCATGCCAAAGCAGCCCCACACAATGATAAACCAACCTATCACACCACCTGGAAGGTGGAGAACCTAGAaataccatagaaatagaatccataGAAAAGGGCTTGgaaccatagaattaggaattggAACACTAGAATATAATTCACCTTCTTATGATGGTATAAAAGGTCAGCTCATtttggtcaaccatggtttgccagtgctgtgataagatagTGTAAAACAATGAATTTGATGATTATCTGCagttttttagctagctagccagacagttttagaGGAATAATTCCATAAATGTTTCTAAATAACTACCAATATGCCGACATTCCATTCAAACAACCCAGTCAATCCACAGCCAGACACTGACTGAAATCTGTTGATGATGGAActtagacaagttgtaaatgaaacaagtactgatattgtatcatataatTGCATTCACAGCTTTCCTAGAAAAACACAAATTGAgacatttatggtctgtttacatttattttagaGGCTATAATAATTTTTTTATAAAATCCATATGAACCGTTGTTATAATTCTATGAACATTTTAATTTATTCAATTGTATAACATAATTTCTGATCTCACATGCCTTAATTGTATGTTCCTGTATAAGTAAAAGCAGGTAATGCATCACCTATGCCTCTGCCATTCATACcaatcattttattttttaatttaacctttatttgactatgcaagtcagttaagaacaatttattatttacaatgatggccaaacctTAACCCGGAAAATCTGTGGATGTATTAAACTTCAAAAAGGGACATGCAGCACTGTACAGccttatactgtacagctcttattgcgggacttTGACTGTGGGAATTCACctcactattcagcctacaatgTGTATTGAACATTTCTATGGCACTGTACAGCCTTCCCTATGGAGTGTTTTCTATGGCACTGTACAGCCTTCCCTATGGAACATTTGTATGGCACTGTACAGCCTTCCCTATGGAGTG carries:
- the LOC109876114 gene encoding oocyte zinc finger protein XlCOF6-like isoform X1; the protein is MSVPKSTESPGSGCGVPAQRSSQQGPEMVSVKLEDCSQTLELNVIVKEEWEERRIEEEREVKEVDQRAVKEEVEEREVKEEVEEREVKEEVEMAVKEEEQGEQTVKEEEHERTVKEEEHERTVKEEEQGEQTVKEEEQERAAKEEDENRNVSAPDLEEEEAAVDSISDRGESSHPGSDRDPSTTASGNHKRRQRNSRQKHHNSMDCFTGFYEPEELKRHTCRPHPCSDCRGSFICPVHFKSHQQTLKIKKMYPCAHCEKSFQTPSSLKTHQLNHKGNKSYHCFQCGKRFCRVDTLKAHKRIHTGEKPFHCSQCGKSFSDIGNRNKHQRIHTGEKTYHCSECGKSFNQLSHLKPHQLTHTSEKPFHCSQCGKGFSLSSYLKKHQVMHTEEKPYSCDHCGKSFKLEGILKRHQRIHSGEKTYHCSECGKCFSVSSYLKRHQLTHTGLKSHHTGIKSQHCSHCGKSFSKKADLKKHQRTHTGEKPFHCSQCGKSFNEKGNLKQHQRRHSGEKPCHCSQCGKSFSWVIDLKKHQKVHKEEKPFHCSQCGKSFNEKGNLKQHQRRHSGEKPYSCDQCGNCFKWKQSLKEHQKAKHSAVPDHGLIIVLPSWASTSN